A region from the Halobacillus mangrovi genome encodes:
- a CDS encoding DUF488 domain-containing protein, with protein sequence MPITTRRIYEDPSKDDGLRILVDGIWPRGVSKGKAQLDEWLKSVAPSKELRQWFNHENDKFEEFERLYTKELENDQKKQEGFQTLKEYAQDQKVTILFGSKETTYNHANVLARLLKENR encoded by the coding sequence ATGCCTATTACAACGAGACGAATCTATGAGGATCCTTCAAAGGATGACGGTCTCCGTATTTTAGTGGATGGAATTTGGCCTAGAGGAGTTTCAAAAGGAAAAGCCCAGCTGGACGAATGGTTAAAGTCAGTTGCTCCTAGCAAGGAGTTAAGGCAATGGTTCAATCATGAGAATGATAAGTTTGAAGAATTTGAACGTCTCTATACTAAAGAGTTGGAGAATGACCAGAAGAAACAGGAAGGGTTCCAAACACTTAAGGAATATGCACAAGATCAAAAAGTGACGATCCTTTTTGGATCAAAGGAAACCACTTATAATCACGCGAATGTATTGGCCCGCTTACTGAAGGAAAATCGATAA
- a CDS encoding DUF421 domain-containing protein: MEFFNSQESLNSIEWALRAVIGFLFFLILAKIMGQRSISQFGILDMVIILLIGNIMAHPLSDEGLGLKGSMITMCVILVLYLLGILLSLRSSRIRKLFIPTPYPLVENGKILSKNMNKARISVDVLMSELRKKNTEDIEKVALALWEPGGQISIFLKSEYQPITPSTFGTPLKPFQLPQTTIKERKIDYVKLHEIGKDEAWLLNKLFANYKDVKLSDILLATIDEYENLTVFLYHS; the protein is encoded by the coding sequence ATGGAATTTTTCAATTCTCAAGAATCGCTGAACTCTATAGAGTGGGCGTTAAGAGCCGTAATTGGATTTCTCTTTTTTCTTATCCTGGCTAAAATTATGGGGCAGCGTTCAATTTCACAGTTCGGGATTTTGGACATGGTCATAATCCTGCTGATTGGTAATATTATGGCACACCCTCTTTCCGATGAAGGACTGGGGCTAAAAGGATCTATGATTACAATGTGTGTGATATTGGTCTTATATTTACTAGGTATTTTACTGAGTTTGAGGTCTAGCAGAATAAGAAAACTTTTTATACCTACGCCATACCCTTTAGTAGAGAACGGGAAGATCCTTTCGAAAAATATGAATAAAGCAAGAATTTCAGTTGATGTCCTTATGTCAGAGTTGCGGAAGAAAAACACGGAAGATATCGAGAAAGTAGCGCTTGCGTTATGGGAGCCAGGGGGACAAATTTCAATCTTTTTAAAAAGTGAGTACCAGCCGATTACTCCTTCGACTTTTGGAACGCCACTGAAGCCATTTCAACTTCCTCAAACCACCATTAAAGAAAGAAAAATTGATTATGTAAAATTGCACGAAATTGGAAAAGATGAAGCATGGCTTCTAAATAAACTCTTCGCCAACTATAAGGACGTTAAACTAAGTGATATCTTATTAGCTACGATTGATGAATACGAAAACTTAACTGTTTTTTTGTACCATTCGTAA
- a CDS encoding VOC family protein gives MGRVVGFEINSQEPEKAAAFYSSVFGWEISEPRWGYRTVSFRKEHSLSGGISKGPQDYPHGTRIQIEVESIEETIEKAKKHGAMVVREPMDFDEFFLAYLVDPAGNGIGLIQQK, from the coding sequence ATGGGAAGAGTAGTTGGGTTTGAAATCAATAGTCAGGAACCAGAAAAAGCAGCAGCGTTTTATTCCTCAGTGTTTGGGTGGGAAATTTCTGAACCAAGGTGGGGATACAGAACTGTTTCATTCCGTAAAGAGCATAGTTTAAGCGGCGGGATCAGTAAGGGGCCGCAAGATTATCCACACGGTACAAGGATTCAGATTGAAGTGGAATCGATCGAAGAAACTATTGAAAAAGCAAAAAAACACGGGGCGATGGTGGTAAGAGAGCCAATGGATTTTGATGAGTTTTTTCTCGCGTATTTGGTAGACCCGGCAGGTAACGGGATAGGACTCATTCAGCAGAAGTAA
- a CDS encoding xanthine phosphoribosyltransferase, translated as MELLEQKILTEGKVLSESVLKVDSFLNHQIDPRLMKQIGEAFAHRFSDAGVTKVLTLESSGIAPAQMTGLSLGVPAIFARKRKSLTLNDGLYSAEVHSFTKNVTNEISVSKEYLSSEDTILILDDFLANGQAAKGLINLVQQSGATLAGVGIIIEKGFQDGGKQLREQGVRVESLATIASLNHHTVTFSKEGASV; from the coding sequence ATGGAATTACTTGAACAAAAGATTTTAACAGAAGGAAAAGTTTTATCTGAATCTGTCCTCAAGGTGGATTCCTTTTTAAATCATCAAATCGACCCTAGGCTAATGAAACAGATTGGCGAGGCATTCGCTCATCGTTTTTCTGATGCAGGTGTTACGAAGGTATTAACTCTTGAATCTTCTGGAATCGCTCCCGCTCAAATGACTGGATTAAGTTTAGGGGTACCAGCGATCTTCGCAAGAAAAAGAAAGTCCCTTACTTTAAACGATGGGCTCTATTCGGCCGAAGTGCATTCATTTACAAAAAACGTGACTAATGAAATTTCTGTTTCAAAAGAATATCTATCGTCTGAAGATACGATTCTTATCCTTGATGACTTTCTTGCCAATGGACAGGCGGCTAAAGGTCTGATCAATCTCGTTCAGCAATCAGGAGCAACTCTGGCCGGAGTAGGAATTATTATTGAAAAAGGATTCCAGGACGGAGGAAAACAACTTCGCGAGCAAGGGGTCCGAGTCGAATCCTTAGCAACGATCGCTTCATTAAATCATCACACCGTTACATTTTCGAAAGAGGGTGCATCTGTATGA
- a CDS encoding nucleobase:cation symporter-2 family protein has product MKTTTLAIQHLLAMYAGAILVPLIVGGALNLTSDQLTYLVAIDILMCGVATILQVVRNRFFGIGLPVVLGCTFTAVGPMIAIGDQYGVSAIYGSILVSGLFVILVSRFFGKLVRFFPPVVTGTVVTIIGITLIPVAINNMGGGEGASDFGSIPNLSLAFGTLLFIVVLYRFTKGFARSIAILLGISGGTLAASFMGKVDFSSVSEASFFHMVQPLYFGMPTFQWSAILTMILVAMVSLVESTGVYFALSDMKNKKLEESDLSKGYRAEGLAILLGGFFNAFPYTAFSQNVGLMHMTGVKSRKVIFVMGIMLITLGFIPKIAALTTIIPTPVLGGAMVAMFGMVIAQGIKMLSRVISESPENSMIVACSVGMGLGVTVVPELFAKLPESFQILTSNGIVAGSLTAIVLNILFNMVPDPAKKKVAHLREKSA; this is encoded by the coding sequence ATGAAAACGACAACACTAGCCATTCAACATTTGCTTGCCATGTATGCCGGTGCTATTCTGGTTCCGCTCATAGTAGGTGGAGCGTTAAATTTAACTTCTGATCAGCTCACTTATTTAGTTGCTATCGACATCCTTATGTGCGGGGTTGCGACCATCCTGCAGGTAGTTCGAAATCGCTTCTTCGGAATCGGACTTCCTGTTGTGCTTGGGTGTACATTTACAGCGGTCGGTCCGATGATTGCAATCGGCGACCAGTATGGGGTATCTGCTATTTACGGATCTATCCTCGTTTCAGGTCTATTTGTCATCTTAGTCAGCCGCTTCTTCGGGAAATTGGTTCGCTTCTTTCCTCCAGTAGTGACAGGCACAGTCGTAACCATTATTGGAATCACATTGATTCCTGTAGCCATCAATAACATGGGAGGCGGCGAAGGAGCGAGTGATTTTGGATCTATCCCAAACCTTTCATTAGCTTTTGGAACACTTTTATTTATCGTCGTTTTATACCGGTTCACAAAAGGGTTTGCCCGTTCGATTGCCATATTGCTTGGCATTTCTGGTGGTACACTAGCTGCTTCTTTCATGGGAAAAGTCGATTTCTCTTCCGTAAGTGAGGCTTCTTTTTTCCATATGGTCCAGCCTTTATATTTTGGTATGCCCACTTTTCAATGGTCCGCTATCCTAACAATGATTCTTGTCGCCATGGTTTCACTCGTTGAATCCACTGGTGTTTACTTTGCCCTTAGTGATATGAAAAACAAGAAATTAGAAGAATCTGACCTTTCTAAAGGGTATCGAGCTGAAGGATTGGCAATCTTACTCGGAGGATTTTTTAATGCCTTTCCATATACAGCTTTTTCTCAAAATGTCGGGCTGATGCACATGACTGGTGTCAAATCACGTAAAGTCATCTTCGTTATGGGTATCATGTTGATCACTTTAGGCTTCATTCCAAAAATTGCAGCGTTGACGACCATTATTCCGACACCTGTTCTGGGTGGTGCGATGGTTGCAATGTTCGGTATGGTCATCGCCCAAGGAATTAAAATGTTAAGCAGGGTCATCTCCGAATCCCCAGAGAACTCTATGATTGTTGCATGTTCTGTAGGAATGGGACTTGGGGTAACGGTCGTACCTGAATTGTTCGCTAAGTTACCGGAAAGCTTTCAAATCCTCACGAGCAATGGAATTGTGGCAGGAAGTTTAACTGCGATCGTTTTAAATATTCTCTTTAATATGGTGCCAGACCCAGCAAAGAAGAAAGTAGCTCATTTGCGAGAAAAGAGTGCATAA